The Flavobacterium sp. 20NA77.7 genome includes the window AAAGAAGTTTAATCGGAATTTCTAGTGGTTTAATTGAAGATTGTTATGATGAAACCATGGATGTATTCGACTTATTAGACAAAGCCGAATCTAATTTATATGAAATAACACAAGGAAACCTTAAAAAAGGGTATGAAACGGCGCAGAGTTTAGTTAATCAGGCAAAACATCGAATAGAAGAAATTTCAAATAAAGAAGGACTATCTGGAATCCCAACAGGTTTTAAAAAATTAGACGAATTAACTTCTGGTTGGCAACCTTCAGATTTAATTATTATTGCAGCTCGTCCGGGTATGGGTAAAACCGCGTTTGTATTATCCATGGCTCGTAATATTGCTATAGATGGTAATGCACCGGTAGCTCTTTTTTCGCTAGAAATGTCATCTGTTCAGCTTATTACACGTTTAATTTCCAGTGAAACAGGACTTTCTTCAGAAAAATTAAGAAAAGGAAATTTAGAACCACATGAATGGGAACAATTAAATGTAAAAGTTAAAGATTTAGAAAAAGCACCTTTATACATTGACGATACACCTTCTTTGTCAATTTTTGATTTAAGAGCTAAGGCAAGACGTTTGGTTTCTCAGCATGGCATTAAACTTATTGTTATCGATTATTTACAGCTTATGTCTGCTGGTAATAGCGGTAAAGGAGGCGGTAATCGTGAACAAGAAATTTCAACTATTTCAAGAAATTTAAAAGCCTTAGCCAAGGAGTTAGAGGTTCCAGTGATTGCCCTTTCACAGCTGTCTCGAGCTGTAGAAACTCGTGGTTCTAGTAAAAGACCATTGCTGTCTGATTTACGTGAATCGGGTGCCATTGAACAAGATGCGGATATCGTTTCATTTATCTATAGACCAGAATATTATAAAATTGATACTTGGGATGATGATGAAGCTTCACCTACTACAAATCAAGCCGAATTTATTGTAGCTAAACACAGAAATGGTAGTTTGGATAACATTAGATTAAAATTCTTAGGGCAGTTTGGTAAATTTGACAACTTAGATGAATTTACATCTAATTTTGATGAAATGCCATCTAAAATGAATTTGGATGCTCAAGCTAATCCATTTGCGACACCAAATTTACCTTCTCCAAATGAAGCGTTTGGAAGCGCCATGAATTCTAGTTCCTTTGATCAAGGTGATGTGCCATTTTAATACAATTAACTAAACCTAATGTATGGTAAGAAAACTCATTTTCTTTTTAATCGTATTGTTTAGTGTCGTTGCTAAGCCTTCTTCCATTTTGCTTCCTATGGAGGCTGAAGGCCAGCAAAATCATTTAAAGGCTTATGGTATTACCTATTGGGCTTTGGCAAAATCGTATAAAGTAAATTGGCTGTTAAATTATAGAGGCGGTTCGTTTTTGCTCCCTGACTCAGATGAAATAAGAAAAGAATGCCAAATTAGAGGCGTTACTTTTGAAATTCTCTCAGATGCTAATGTGTCAAGTATATTAGAAGAAATAAATAGTCCTTCACAAAATATGGAGGCTGTTTTGTTAGAAAAAGCGCCAAAAATTGCAGTATATACGCCAAAAGGTAAACAACCCTGGGATGATGCTGTAACAATGGTGTTAACTTATGCAGAAATTCCGTACACGGAAATATATGATGAAGAAGTATTAAGTGATCAATTAGTTTTATATGAATGGTTGCATTTGCATCATGAAGATTTTACAGGTCAATATGGTAAATTTTTTGGTGCATATAGAAATGCTCCTTGGTATATAGAGCAAAAGAAGGAAGCCGAATTATTAGCTCAAAAATTGGGTTATGCTAAAGTTTCTGACGAAAAAAGAGCAGTTGCTTTAAAGATTAGAGATTATGTTATAGGAGGCGGGTTTATGTTTGCTATGTGTTCCGCCACAGATAGTTTTGACATTGCTTTGTCAGCAGAAGGAACTGATATATGTGAACCTATGTTTGATGGAGATGCGAGTGAGGCAAATTACCAGTTAAAAATTGATTATACAGCAACATTTGCCTTTAAAGACTATATCTTAGAGCGCAATCCAATGACTTATGAGTTTTCAGATATTGATACAACTTTAGAACACGGTAAGGGAGCTATGACAATGGAAAATGATTATTTTACTTTGATGGAATATTCTGCAAAATGGGACCCTATACCAACCATGTTATGTCAAAATCACACACAACTTGTAAAAGGTTTTATGGGACAAACTACCGCCTTTGATGCTCAAAAAATAAAATCAAATATATTAGTGATGGGTGAATGTAAGATTAATGGCGAAGCTCGTTATATTCACGGTACAAAAGGAAAGGGTATGTTTACCTATTATGGGGGGCATGACCCCGAAGATTACCAACATAGGGTAGGGGATGCACCCACAGTTTTAGATCTGCATCCAAATTCTCCTGGCTATCGATTAATATTAAACAATGTCTTATTCCCTGCAGCGAAGAAGAAGAAATTAAAAACTTAATCTCCACAAATATCTTGGATTATTTTTAAGTGGTGGTTGGTATGAATAAATAAAAAATCTTCTGTATTTTTTTTATTTAAATCTCCAAAATAAGGATGTGGAAAGTATGCTTGCTTCGGTAACTGTTCCCAATTTTTTAATAGGTTTTCTACATTTTCAAATGACGTTAATATGCTTTCCGATGAAATGAGCGCATCTGGCATAACATTTTTAGGGGCTTTTCCTTTTCCTCTAGGAATAGATTTAAAAATGCTTAAAATTAATATTCTATTAACGTTAAAAGTCCATTTATACTTTTTAGGTTCTGATTTAGTAATAGCTAAGACAATTTGTTCAATTGTTTTTAAACTATGTGCGATTTGCCAGCCTACAGTACTTTCAGAAACTAAATTGTTTCTTTTTTCGAGTACACCAGTATAATTTTTTAATTTGTCTAGTAAATAATTAAGTTTTTTCATGCCATAAATGTATAAAAAAAAATCCCGATAAAATCGGGATTAATATTTTGTAAGTAAGCTAAGTAAGGTTAAACGTTTATTACTTCACTTGATTAACGATAGCAGCGAATGCTTCTGGGTGGTTCATTGCTAAATCAGCTAAAACCTTACGGTTTAATTCGATATTATTAGCTTTTACTTTCCCCATAAATTGAGAATAACTCATTCCATGTAAACGAGCACCTGCGTTAATACGCATAATCCATAATGCACGGAAGTTTCTCTTTTTTTGCTTTCTATCACGGTAAGCATATTGCATTGCTTTTTCTACCGCGTTTTTAGCTACAGTCCAAACGTTTTTACGTCTTCCAAAGTATCCTTTGGCTAGCTTCAATACTTTTTTTCTTCTTGCTCTTGAAGCAACATGATTTACTGATCTTGGCATAATTTTAAATGTTTTTTGCAGTAAGGCGACTTTAGTAAGTACTTTCGACTTCTTTTGTCAGGCTCAGCCTAGCGAAGTCTGCCCACTCCAGGGTTATTAATTTGTTTTAACCAAAAAACAAAAGGTATTATTTAATACACAATTGTTCTTTAACGCTTCTCTCGTCTGTTTTATGAACTAAACCAGCATGAGTTAAAGCTAATTTACGCTTTTTAGATTTTTTTGTCAAAATATGACTCTTAAAAGCGTGCTTTCTTTTGATTTTTCCAGAGCCAGTCACTTTAAAGCGTTTCTTAGCACTAGATTTCGTTTTCATTTTAGGCATCTTTTCCTAGGTATTTATACTTAACTTACTTACTGTCTTTGTGAGCTTGCGATGCAATCTCATTATATTTTCCTCTTATTTTTTCTTTTTAGGAGCAATGTACATAATCATACGTTTTCCTTCAAGCACAGGCATGGCCTCAACTTTACCAAATTCCTCTAAATCTTGCGCTAAACGCAATAATAAAATCTGTCCTTGCTCTTTATAAATAATCGAACGCCCTTTAAAGAATACAAAAGCCTTTAATTTAGCTCCGTCTTGTAGAAATTTAACGGCATTTTTCTTTTTAAATTCATAATCATGCTCATCAGTTTGAGGACCAAAACGAATCTCTTTAACTGTAATTTGAGTTGATTTTGCTTTTAGTTCTTTGTCACGTCTCTTTTGTTCATAAAGAAACTTTCCGTAATCAATAATCTTACAAACTGGTGGTTCAGCGTTAGGAGAAATTTCTACTAAATCTAGTTCAAATTCATCAGCTAATTTCATAGCGTCTAAAATTTTGTAAATTCCTGGCTCTACGTTGTCACCAACTAGACGTACTTCTTGTACACGAATATTAGTATTTATTCTGTGCAAGTCTTTTTTCTCTACTCGAGGTTGATAACCTCTGTTGTTTCTTATTGCTATGGCTTTATAATTTTATACCTAAATGAATAGGCGGATTAAACTTAAAATTGTTTTAATGTTTTTTGTATTTCATCATTTACTAATGAAGCAAATTGCTCAATTGTCATTGTTTCATTAGATTTTCCAGCATCACCATGTCGTCTAACAGAAATTGTGCCATTTTTTTCTTCTTCTTCCCCTACAATCAACATAAATGGAAGTTTTTTAACTTCTGCTTCTCTAATTTTTTTACCGATTGTTTCGTTTCGGTTATCAATTAGGGCGCGAATTTCGTGATTTTCTAGCAAATCTAAAACTTTTTTTGCATAATTTTCATATTTCTCACTCAAAGATAATATAATTGCTTGTTCTGGCATTAACCAAATCGGGAAATTTCCACCTGTATGTTCTAATAAAATAGCGATAAAACGTTCCATTGATCCAAAAGGTGCTCTGTGAATCATTACAGGTCTGTGTAATTCGTTGTCACTACCTTTGTAATGAAGATCAAATCGTTCGGGTAAATTATAATCGACTTGAATTGTACCAAGTTGCCAACTTCTTCCTAAGGCATCTTTTACCATAAAATCAAGTTTCGGACCATAAAAAGCTGCCTCACCCGCTTCTATAACATAATTAAGGCCTTTGTCTCTTGCTGCACTGATAATCGCATTTTCTGCTTTTTCCCAGTTTTCAACACTACCTATATATTTATCTGGATTGTTTAGATCTCTTACAGAAACTTGTGCAGTAAAATTTTCAAAACCTAAAGATCCAAATACATATAATACTAAATCAATTACATTTTTAAATTCAGCGTCTAATTGATCAGGTGTACAAAAAATATGTGCATCATCTTGCGTAAAACCTCTTACTCGAGTAAGTCCGTGTAATTCACCAGATTGCTCATATCTATATACAGTTCCAAATTCAGCATAACGTTTTGGTAAATCTTTATAAGACCAAGGTTTGGCATTGTATATTTCACAGTGATGTGGACAATTCATTGGTTTTAATAAAAATTCTTCGCCTTCGGCTGGTGTGTGAATAGGTTGAAAACTATCAGCGCCATATTTTGCATAATGTCCAGAAGTAACATACAATTCTTTTTGACCAATATGTGGTGTTACAACTTGCTCGTAACCTGCTTTTTTCTGTGCTTTTTTCAAAAATTGTTCTAGTCTATCACGCAAAGCAGCTCCTTTTGGTAACCATAAAGGTAAACCTTGACCTACCCGTTGCGAAAAATGAAACAATTCTAATTCTTTACCTAATTTTCTATGGTCTCTTCTCTTTGCTTCTTCCAGTAATTCTAGGTAATCTGTTAAATCTTTTTGCTTTGGAAAAGAAATACCATATACACGAGTAAGTTGCTTGTTCTTTTCATCGCCTCTCCAATAGGCCCCTGCCACAGATAAAATTTTCATCGCTTTAATGATGCCTGTGTTTGGAATATGACCGCCACGACATAAATCAAAGAAGTTTGAATGATCACAAAATGTAATTGTTCCGTCTTCTAAGTTTGAAATCAATTCGGTTTTATACTCATTGTGTTTATAAATTTCTAACGCTTCGGCTTTTGAAACCGGACGCATTTTAAATTCATGTTTCTCTCTCGAAATTTCTAAAACGCGATCTTCAATTTTTTTAAAATCCGCATCTGTAATTCGTTGTTCGTCAAAATCAACATCATAGTAAAACCCATTATCAATAGCTGGTCCTAAGGTTAATTTTATACCAGGATAAAGTTCTTCTAAGGCTTGCGCCATTACGTGCGATGTAGAGTGCCAGAAAGCTTTTTTGCCTTCCGTATCATTCCAAGTATATAACACAAGATTACCATCTGTGGTTAATTCGGTCGTCGTTTCAATTGTTGTAGCATTGTATGATGCTGAAATTACATTTCTAGCTAATCCTTCGCTAATACTTTTAGCAACATCCATAGGAGTAACACCTTGTGCAAACTCCTTAACCGAACCATCGGGTAAAGTAACTTTAATCATTAGTATAAATTTTGAAGTGCAAATATAGAACAAACCAATATTTAATACAATATATATATAGGTATAAAATTTTCAACCAGCTATTCCCGTGTTTCACTGTAGTTGTCCTTTGTTAAAAAAAGTCACACTAGCTTTTGCAAGCGCTTCTTTGGTCGCGTTGCAAGCGCGGTGTTCCTATTTTTTTAACACATGCCAAGCTGCCGTTTCATCCGGGGCTATAGAAGGAGTTAGGAGTTTGGAGTTTGGAGTATGGAGTAAGTAGTCAAGTTCGGCTTCGTAATTCTTAATTAGCTACATGTATAGTACTTCATTTTCAAATTATCTTATTTTCAAATCTTCAAATTCGTAATTCGTAATTCATAATTCGTAATTCCCATCACCCATTACCTAACTCCCATTCCCCATCCCCTAGTATTTGTAACTCGTTGTAAGTTATTGATTTATAAAAAACATAAAAAAAAGATGTTTAGTAATTAGGAAAAGATGTTTAGTATTGTTTATCTTTGCCGTCCTTTAGAAACGGGATGGTTATAAAGTTTAGTTCTTATAATAAATTGATTAGAAACGAGTTGTAATTTTTTTCAAAAAAAAGCGCAAAAAGTTTTGGAGGTTATAAAATAAGTGCTACTTTTGCACCCGCTAACACAGAGAATGGTATTTGAAGTGTTAGATAAAAGAGAATAAAAAGTTCATAGACATATTGGATTGACAGCATACAAAAAGAGAGAGTAAGACTTTTTTGAGTATACGAATTAGACCTAGCAAAAAAAAGAGATATCGTCGATAATATTTAAATGGTTTTATATCATTTATAACAAACTACGATGAAGAGTTTGATCCTGGCTCAGGATGAACGCTAGCGGCAGGCCTAACACATGCAAGTCGAGGGGTAGAGTTAGCTTGCTAACTTAAGACCGGCGCACGGGTGCGTAACGCGTATGCAATCTACCTTGTACAGAGGGATAGCCCAGAGAAATTTGGATTAATACCTCATAGTATCTTCGAGAGGCATCTCTTGATTATTAAAGTTCCAACGGTACAAGATGAGCATGCGTCCCATTAGCTAGTTGGTATGGTAACGGCATACCAAGGCTATGATGGGTAGGGGTCCTGAGAGGGAGATCCCCCACACTGGTACTGAGACACGGACCAGACTCCTACGGGAGGCAGCAGTGAGGAATATTGGTCAATGGGCGAGAGCCTGAACCAGCCATGCCGCGTGCAGGAAGACGGTCCTATGGATTGTAAACTGCTTTTATACAGGAAGAAACCCTCCCACGTGTGGGAGCTTGACGGTACTGTATGAATAAGCATCGGCTAACTCCGTGCCAGCAGCCGCGGTAATACGGAGGATGCGAGCGTTATCCGGAATCATTGGGTTTAAAGGGTCCGTAGGCGGTTTAATAAGTCAGTGGTGAAATCTGGTCGCTCAACGATCAAACTGCCATTGATACTGTTAGACTTGAATAATTGTGAAGTAACTAGAATATGTAGTGTAGCGGTGAAATGCTTAGATATTACATGGAATACCAATTGCGAAGGCAGGTTACTAACAATTTATTGACGCTGATGGACGAAAGCGTGGGGAGCGAACAGGATTAGATACCCTGGTAGTCCACGCCGTAAACGATGGATACTAGCTGTTCGGAGTAATCTGAGTGGCTAAGCGAAAGTGATAAGTATCCCACCTGGGGAGTACGCACGCAAGTGTGAAACTCAAAGGAATTGACGGGGGCCCGCACAAGCGGTGGAGCATGTGGTTTAATTCGATGATACGCGAGGAACCTTACCAGGGCTTAAATGGGAGACGACAGTTTGGGAAACCAGATTTTCTTCGGACGTCTTTCAAGGTGCTGCATGGTTGTCGTCAGCTCGTGCCGTGAGGTGTCAGGTTAAGTCCTATAACGAGCGCAACCCCTGTCGTTAGTTGCCAGCGAGTCATGTCGGGAACTCTAACGAGACTGCCGGTGTAAACCGTGAGGAAGGTGGGGATGACGTCAAATCATCACGGCCCTTACGTCCTGGGCCACACACGTGCTACAATGGCCAGTACAGAGAGCAGCCACTTAGCGATAAGGAGCGAATCTTCAAAACTGGTCTCAGTTCGGATTGGAGTCTGCAACTCGACTCTATGAAGCTGGAATCGCTAGTAATCGGATATCAGCCATGATCCGGTGAATACGTTCCCGGGCCTTGTACACACCGCCCGTCAAGCCATGGAAGCTGGGGGTACCTGAAGTCGGTGACCGTAAGGAGCTGCCTAGGGTAAAACTAGTAACTGGGGCTAAGTCGTAACAAGGTAGCCGTACCGGAAGGTGCGGCTGGAACACCTCCTTTCTAGAGACATAAGATATCTTATGTTAGGTTAAAGTTGTAAAAAGAAGGGGTTTTACTCTTGCTGTTAATTCAAAGAAATAAGTTTAAGATACAGAGTCTCGTAGCTCAGCTGGTTAGAGTACTACACTGATAATGTAGGGGTCGGCAGTTCGAGTCTGCCCGGGACTACTTTTTTAATTGATAATTGGTAATTACAATTCACAATTAAAAAAAAGCTGTTATTCTTAAATAAAAGGAAATTCTGGAAGTTGGGATTCATAATTCGTAATTCTGAATTCATAATTCTGAATTCAAATTGGGGGATTAGCTCAGCTGGCTAGAGCGCCTGCCTTGCACGCAGGAGGTCATCGGTTCGACTCCGATATTCTCCACTATTCTGGTGAATAGTAAAGAGTAAATAGTAATTAGCCTTGTGCTAATCACTAATTACTAGTAACTAATTACTAAGAAAAAAGTTCATTGACATATTGAGATACAATACATTTAAAAAGTAGAAAGACACAGTATATTGTTTTTAGGACAGTATATACAAAATAAAAAGAAAGCAATAAGCAAAATAAGGGCGTATGGGGGATGCCTAGGCTCTCAGAGGCGAAGAAGGACGTGATAAGCTGCGATAAGTTACGGGGATTGGCACACACGAATTGATCCGTAAATTTCCGAATGGGGCAACCCACCATGTTGAAGACATGGTACTCCGATAGGAGGGTAAACCCGCTGAACTGAAACATCTAAGTAGGCGGAGGAGAAGAAAACAAAAGTGATTCCGTAAGTAGTGGCGAGCGAACGCGGAATAGCCCAAACCAGAGTTGTTACGGCAATTCTGGGGTTGTAGGACCACGTCATTTTATGCAAAGAGAATTAGAATAACCTGGAAAGGTTAACCATA containing:
- the dnaB gene encoding replicative DNA helicase; its protein translation is MEKSIQISPIKVDKSTLINLEKGKLPPQAVDVEEAVLGAMMIDKKGTDEVIDILHPEAFYKDAHKYIFEAIVQLFHNSPPQPIDLLTVSAQLKRNGKLELAGGDLYLIQLTQKIASSAHINFHARIILQKFIQRSLIGISSGLIEDCYDETMDVFDLLDKAESNLYEITQGNLKKGYETAQSLVNQAKHRIEEISNKEGLSGIPTGFKKLDELTSGWQPSDLIIIAARPGMGKTAFVLSMARNIAIDGNAPVALFSLEMSSVQLITRLISSETGLSSEKLRKGNLEPHEWEQLNVKVKDLEKAPLYIDDTPSLSIFDLRAKARRLVSQHGIKLIVIDYLQLMSAGNSGKGGGNREQEISTISRNLKALAKELEVPVIALSQLSRAVETRGSSKRPLLSDLRESGAIEQDADIVSFIYRPEYYKIDTWDDDEASPTTNQAEFIVAKHRNGSLDNIRLKFLGQFGKFDNLDEFTSNFDEMPSKMNLDAQANPFATPNLPSPNEAFGSAMNSSSFDQGDVPF
- a CDS encoding asparagine synthetase B encodes the protein MVRKLIFFLIVLFSVVAKPSSILLPMEAEGQQNHLKAYGITYWALAKSYKVNWLLNYRGGSFLLPDSDEIRKECQIRGVTFEILSDANVSSILEEINSPSQNMEAVLLEKAPKIAVYTPKGKQPWDDAVTMVLTYAEIPYTEIYDEEVLSDQLVLYEWLHLHHEDFTGQYGKFFGAYRNAPWYIEQKKEAELLAQKLGYAKVSDEKRAVALKIRDYVIGGGFMFAMCSATDSFDIALSAEGTDICEPMFDGDASEANYQLKIDYTATFAFKDYILERNPMTYEFSDIDTTLEHGKGAMTMENDYFTLMEYSAKWDPIPTMLCQNHTQLVKGFMGQTTAFDAQKIKSNILVMGECKINGEARYIHGTKGKGMFTYYGGHDPEDYQHRVGDAPTVLDLHPNSPGYRLILNNVLFPAAKKKKLKT
- a CDS encoding DUF1569 domain-containing protein, whose protein sequence is MKKLNYLLDKLKNYTGVLEKRNNLVSESTVGWQIAHSLKTIEQIVLAITKSEPKKYKWTFNVNRILILSIFKSIPRGKGKAPKNVMPDALISSESILTSFENVENLLKNWEQLPKQAYFPHPYFGDLNKKNTEDFLFIHTNHHLKIIQDICGD
- the rplT gene encoding 50S ribosomal protein L20; the encoded protein is MPRSVNHVASRARRKKVLKLAKGYFGRRKNVWTVAKNAVEKAMQYAYRDRKQKKRNFRALWIMRINAGARLHGMSYSQFMGKVKANNIELNRKVLADLAMNHPEAFAAIVNQVK
- the rpmI gene encoding 50S ribosomal protein L35 codes for the protein MPKMKTKSSAKKRFKVTGSGKIKRKHAFKSHILTKKSKKRKLALTHAGLVHKTDERSVKEQLCIK
- the infC gene encoding translation initiation factor IF-3, with amino-acid sequence MHRINTNIRVQEVRLVGDNVEPGIYKILDAMKLADEFELDLVEISPNAEPPVCKIIDYGKFLYEQKRRDKELKAKSTQITVKEIRFGPQTDEHDYEFKKKNAVKFLQDGAKLKAFVFFKGRSIIYKEQGQILLLRLAQDLEEFGKVEAMPVLEGKRMIMYIAPKKKK
- the thrS gene encoding threonine--tRNA ligase: MIKVTLPDGSVKEFAQGVTPMDVAKSISEGLARNVISASYNATTIETTTELTTDGNLVLYTWNDTEGKKAFWHSTSHVMAQALEELYPGIKLTLGPAIDNGFYYDVDFDEQRITDADFKKIEDRVLEISREKHEFKMRPVSKAEALEIYKHNEYKTELISNLEDGTITFCDHSNFFDLCRGGHIPNTGIIKAMKILSVAGAYWRGDEKNKQLTRVYGISFPKQKDLTDYLELLEEAKRRDHRKLGKELELFHFSQRVGQGLPLWLPKGAALRDRLEQFLKKAQKKAGYEQVVTPHIGQKELYVTSGHYAKYGADSFQPIHTPAEGEEFLLKPMNCPHHCEIYNAKPWSYKDLPKRYAEFGTVYRYEQSGELHGLTRVRGFTQDDAHIFCTPDQLDAEFKNVIDLVLYVFGSLGFENFTAQVSVRDLNNPDKYIGSVENWEKAENAIISAARDKGLNYVIEAGEAAFYGPKLDFMVKDALGRSWQLGTIQVDYNLPERFDLHYKGSDNELHRPVMIHRAPFGSMERFIAILLEHTGGNFPIWLMPEQAIILSLSEKYENYAKKVLDLLENHEIRALIDNRNETIGKKIREAEVKKLPFMLIVGEEEEKNGTISVRRHGDAGKSNETMTIEQFASLVNDEIQKTLKQF